The window AATTTTTTATGTAGATTTTGGATTGATGCAGAAAACTCATTAGAAAAATTGATAGCTAAAAACAATGCAATAAAAGAAATTAAAAAAGCTTTTGATAAAGCAGGAATCAATATTCCATTTCCTATTAGAACACTTCAATTTGATAATACATTGGATGTTTCTAAATAATACTAAAATTACAAAAATTGATACTAAAAAAAGCACATTTTAAATGTGCTTTTTTTATTTCATAAATCCATTTTCACGCATCCAAGAATCCGAATATATTTTATCCATATATCTTATTCCATGATCTGGAAGAATTACTACAACTACGCTATCTTTAGAAAACATTCCTTTTTCTGCGTATTGTTTGGTTGCTTGTATTACAGCACCTGAGGTGTAACCACAAAGTAAACCTTCTTCTTGCACTAAGGCTCTAGATGATAAAGCAGCTTCTTTATCAGTTACTTTTTCATATACATCAATTACATCAAAATCTGTAGCAGACGGAATTAAGTTTTTACCTAAACCTTCAATCTTATAAGGTTTTATTTCATTTTCATCAAACTTGCAAGTTTCATGGTATTTCTTCAATACAGAACCAACAGCATCTACTCCTAATACTTTTATAGTAGAATTTTGTTCTTTTAAAAATTTACCAGTTCCTGAAATGGTTCCTCCTGTTCCACTTGCTACAACTACATGCGTTACTTTTCCGTTGGTTTGCTCCCAAATTTCTGGACCAGTAGATCTATAATGCGCTTCAATATTCAATTCATTAAAATATTGATTTATATAAATTGAATTTGGTGTTTCTC of the Tenacibaculum todarodis genome contains:
- a CDS encoding PLP-dependent cysteine synthase family protein, which encodes MTRNQNVYNNIIELIGQTPLVKLNRVTTDLEGVFYAKLESFNPGQSAKDRIALHIIENAEKKGILKPGDTIVETTSGNTGFSIAMIALVKGYKCILAVSDKSSQNKIDVLKTMGANVHVCPANVPAKDPRSYYETAKRIHRETPNSIYINQYFNELNIEAHYRSTGPEIWEQTNGKVTHVVVASGTGGTISGTGKFLKEQNSTIKVLGVDAVGSVLKKYHETCKFDENEIKPYKIEGLGKNLIPSATDFDVIDVYEKVTDKEAALSSRALVQEEGLLCGYTSGAVIQATKQYAEKGMFSKDSVVVVILPDHGIRYMDKIYSDSWMRENGFMK